From a single Calothrix sp. NIES-2098 genomic region:
- a CDS encoding diguanylate cyclase/phosphodiesterase with FHA and GAF sensor, which translates to MAANERDKIRHILVVKDLQGQRTIPLQEATYSLGRDSRNAIVLRSRSVSRQHAILLRVTIPETDQYGFRIIDGDFKGKKSTNGVYVNGTKCFSHNLQHGDVIAFGNNQVSAKYYAISNLSEKAFSESFTVEDISSFLSEQANPANPFETLIAPDSNFEGASETVIARLASFPELIPNPIIEMDTEGTVIYLNPAASVKFPGLREAGEHHPVLVGLLSAIQNREVNSFVREVEVGTEVFEQSIHYLPESDLIRTFIIRDITEQKRVAAELRQRDRLLQAVAEAANYLLVEMNYESGVEKALAMLGEAAEVDRAYLFRNHLHPVTKEMAVSLRFEWTRSPIEPSRDRWQNQPYNSTGLARWYTALSQGQSIIGLTRDFPIAEQKILIEEKIQSIFLVPLCLEDKFWGYLGLADCSQERQWSRHEESTLLTMAASISGAWQRQQVEERIRYQALHDLLTGLPNRLLFNELIDKALPNAARNQDSLAVMFLDLDRFKVINDTLGHTLGDILLKSVAQRLKDCLRSGDTVARWGGDEFTILLPQVNYLEEVKQVAQRILQALENPFEIEGHELYVSASLGIALFNEHSPDAETLIQHADAALYYAKDAGRNNYQFYTTSLSTKTPELLTLEKSLRYALERNEFMLYYQPRVNIATGAITGMEALLRWQHPEMGLVAPNVFIPLAEESGLIVPIGEWAIKTACRQNKAWQDAGLPPITIAVNLSLKQFRQPNLVETLASILQETGLDPNFLELEITESTAIEDLEFTRKVLQELKQMGVYLSIDDFGTGHSSLSRLQLLPLHHLKIDKSFIQELTTDQKVAHIVKAIVVLGQSLGLRLTAEGVEKQEELEFLKSINCEDVQGYLFYRPLCAQKITEILQKEQLKQ; encoded by the coding sequence ATGGCAGCAAATGAACGGGACAAAATACGCCACATTTTGGTTGTCAAAGATTTGCAAGGACAAAGAACTATTCCGCTTCAAGAGGCTACTTATTCTCTGGGAAGGGATTCGAGAAATGCTATTGTCCTGCGATCGCGCTCTGTCTCGCGACAACATGCCATTTTATTAAGGGTGACAATTCCCGAAACCGATCAATATGGTTTTCGGATTATTGACGGGGACTTCAAAGGAAAAAAAAGTACGAATGGCGTATATGTTAATGGTACTAAATGCTTTTCTCACAACCTGCAACATGGAGATGTGATTGCATTTGGTAATAACCAAGTAAGTGCGAAATACTATGCTATTTCCAATCTCTCAGAAAAAGCTTTTTCTGAATCTTTTACAGTTGAAGATATATCTAGCTTCTTATCGGAACAAGCTAATCCTGCCAATCCTTTTGAAACCCTAATCGCTCCTGATTCTAACTTTGAAGGAGCTAGTGAAACAGTAATAGCTCGCCTAGCATCCTTCCCGGAACTGATCCCTAATCCGATTATCGAAATGGATACAGAGGGAACAGTCATCTATCTCAATCCTGCCGCATCTGTTAAGTTCCCTGGATTGCGAGAAGCCGGGGAGCATCACCCAGTCTTAGTAGGACTGTTAAGTGCAATTCAAAATCGAGAGGTAAATTCTTTTGTTCGTGAGGTAGAAGTTGGTACAGAAGTGTTTGAACAATCGATTCATTATCTTCCTGAGAGTGATTTAATTAGAACTTTTATTATTAGGGATATTACAGAGCAAAAACGAGTCGCAGCCGAACTTCGCCAGCGAGATCGTCTACTACAGGCAGTTGCGGAAGCCGCTAATTATCTACTAGTAGAGATGAACTACGAAAGCGGTGTTGAAAAAGCTTTGGCTATGCTGGGTGAAGCTGCCGAAGTAGACCGCGCCTATCTCTTTAGAAACCATCTTCACCCAGTTACCAAGGAGATGGCAGTAAGTTTAAGGTTTGAGTGGACGCGATCGCCTATTGAGCCGTCACGCGATCGCTGGCAGAATCAGCCCTATAATTCTACTGGACTGGCTCGTTGGTACACTGCACTCTCACAGGGACAATCGATTATTGGACTTACCCGTGATTTTCCCATCGCCGAACAAAAAATTCTGATCGAAGAGAAGATTCAATCTATATTCTTAGTACCTCTGTGTTTAGAAGACAAGTTTTGGGGTTACTTGGGCTTGGCAGACTGTTCGCAAGAACGTCAGTGGTCAAGACATGAAGAGTCAACACTATTAACTATGGCAGCTAGTATCAGCGGTGCTTGGCAGCGTCAGCAAGTAGAAGAAAGAATTCGCTACCAAGCTCTTCACGATTTGCTCACAGGTTTACCCAACCGTCTACTCTTTAATGAGCTGATTGATAAAGCTTTACCTAATGCAGCTCGCAATCAAGACAGTCTAGCTGTCATGTTTCTCGATCTAGATCGTTTCAAAGTGATCAATGACACTCTAGGACATACCCTCGGAGACATTCTGTTAAAATCCGTAGCTCAAAGATTGAAAGACTGCCTCAGAAGTGGAGATACCGTTGCCCGTTGGGGAGGTGACGAATTTACTATCTTACTGCCCCAAGTTAATTATCTTGAAGAGGTCAAACAAGTAGCTCAGAGAATTCTCCAAGCTTTAGAGAATCCTTTTGAAATCGAAGGGCACGAACTCTATGTGAGCGCTAGCTTGGGGATCGCTCTGTTCAACGAACATAGCCCTGATGCTGAAACCTTAATCCAACATGCGGATGCGGCTTTGTATTACGCAAAGGATGCCGGGAGAAATAATTACCAGTTCTATACCACATCTCTCAGTACTAAAACGCCTGAACTCCTGACATTAGAGAAAAGTTTGCGCTATGCCTTAGAAAGGAATGAATTCATGCTGTATTACCAGCCGCGGGTGAATATTGCCACGGGAGCGATTACTGGTATGGAAGCTTTGTTACGCTGGCAGCATCCGGAAATGGGGCTAGTAGCGCCTAATGTTTTTATTCCCCTTGCCGAGGAAAGTGGATTGATTGTCCCCATTGGGGAATGGGCAATCAAGACAGCTTGTAGACAAAATAAAGCTTGGCAAGACGCAGGCTTACCTCCAATTACTATTGCTGTCAATCTTTCCCTGAAACAGTTCCGCCAACCGAATCTTGTAGAGACATTGGCTAGCATCTTACAAGAGACAGGCTTAGATCCAAACTTTTTAGAGTTAGAAATTACAGAGTCAACCGCTATTGAAGATTTAGAATTTACGAGAAAGGTGCTACAAGAGTTAAAGCAGATGGGAGTTTACCTTTCTATTGATGACTTTGGTACAGGTCATTCTTCGCTATCGCGCTTACAGCTTTTGCCGTTGCACCATTTGAAAATTGATAAGTCTTTTATTCAAGAGTTGACAACCGATCAAAAAGTTGCTCATATTGTCAAAGCGATCGTAGTACTAGGGCAAAGTTTAGGGTTAAGGCTTACCGCTGAAGGTGTAGAAAAGCAAGAAGAACTAGAATTTTTGAAATCTATCAATTGTGAGGATGTGCAGGGTTATCTATTCTACCGACCGCTTTGTGCCCAGAAAATCACAGAAATACTGCAAAAAGAACAATTAAAGCAGTGA
- a CDS encoding ABC transporter-related protein: MNKTVIRTEFLSKSFGKLDVLKDISTEIQQGEVVAILGPSGSGKSTFLRCLNLLERPTRGRIYFHKQEITNSKVNIAQVRQQLVMVFQHFNLFPHMTVMQNVTYAPIKVKGVNRQLAESKGMELLTKVGLAEKADVYPSRLSGGQKQRVAIARALAMEPEMILFDEPTSALDPEMVKDVLEVMQALAHTGITMAIVTHEMGFAREVASRIMFLDRGILAEDTTPSQFFQNPQCDRAKQFLEKML, translated from the coding sequence GTGAATAAAACTGTAATTCGGACAGAATTTTTGAGCAAATCCTTTGGCAAACTTGATGTACTCAAAGATATTTCTACCGAGATTCAGCAAGGTGAAGTTGTGGCGATTCTTGGCCCTTCTGGTTCTGGTAAGTCTACTTTTCTGAGATGCTTAAATTTGTTGGAACGCCCAACTAGAGGCAGAATTTATTTTCACAAGCAAGAAATTACTAATTCTAAGGTAAATATCGCTCAGGTTCGGCAACAATTAGTGATGGTGTTTCAACACTTTAATTTATTTCCTCACATGACAGTCATGCAAAATGTCACCTATGCGCCGATAAAAGTTAAAGGTGTAAATCGACAGCTAGCTGAAAGTAAAGGGATGGAGTTACTAACAAAGGTAGGGTTAGCAGAAAAAGCAGATGTCTACCCATCCAGGCTATCAGGAGGACAGAAACAAAGGGTAGCGATCGCCCGCGCTTTGGCGATGGAACCAGAGATGATTTTATTTGATGAACCTACCTCCGCTTTAGATCCAGAAATGGTGAAAGATGTACTGGAAGTAATGCAAGCTTTGGCACACACGGGAATCACAATGGCGATTGTCACCCATGAAATGGGATTTGCGAGAGAAGTCGCCAGTCGAATTATGTTTCTCGATCGCGGAATTTTGGCAGAAGATACCACACCCAGCCAGTTTTTTCAAAATCCGCAATGCGATCGCGCCAAGCAATTTTTAGAGAAAATGCTGTAG
- a CDS encoding cupin 2 domain-containing protein — translation MSDTSVKKVDSSHSPKGKLGQKYLASGKTVAMRLWENEQPSEDKPPTSRDYETVGYVINGRAELHIEGQKILLEPGDSWVVPQGSNHTYKILEPFTAVEATSPPAQVHGRDEN, via the coding sequence ATGAGTGACACCAGCGTTAAGAAAGTAGACTCTAGCCATTCTCCTAAAGGTAAACTCGGTCAGAAGTATCTTGCATCTGGCAAGACTGTGGCAATGCGTCTTTGGGAAAATGAACAACCAAGCGAAGACAAACCGCCAACTTCTCGCGACTATGAAACAGTCGGTTATGTAATTAACGGTCGTGCCGAATTACATATTGAAGGACAAAAAATTCTGTTAGAACCAGGGGATTCGTGGGTGGTTCCTCAAGGGTCAAACCACACATATAAAATTCTCGAACCGTTTACCGCAGTTGAGGCAACTAGTCCGCCTGCGCAAGTGCATGGGCGTGATGAAAATTAA
- a CDS encoding orotate phosphoribosyltransferase, which produces MNFFDKLHDNIARNQSLLFAGLDPNPEMMPNRYESQDIVAGLWDWLQFIITETADFVCAYKPTLGFYEALGIPGLELLQKTLTAIPSHIPIILDAKHSDLNTSTIFARTVFTQWQVDAITLSPYTGQDHVAPFLVYPDKAVFILCCTSNPGAESLQQYPTNEAPLYLQVVKESKNWGTPEQLGLEVGTTNPDVLGLIREVAPERIMMARSIWAEGSNLNQILAAGLNHNGDGLLIPVPQDMLTSSQLSQEIQSLRTEINQVKTNISQDNSTCSLWVADVCFLNKHPQQDLILQLYDIGCIMFGNFVQASGATFPYYIDLRKIISNPQVFNQVLSAYEQILQNLNFDRIAGIPYGSLPTATGLALRLHYPMIFPRKEVKAHGTRKVIEGNFHPGETVVVVDDILISGKSVMEGAEKLKSAGLKVNDIVVFIDHEQGVKNKLKENGYDSYAVLTISEITETLYQAGRINEEQFLAFKES; this is translated from the coding sequence ATGAACTTTTTTGATAAACTGCACGATAATATTGCCCGCAATCAAAGCTTACTATTTGCCGGACTCGATCCCAATCCTGAAATGATGCCGAATCGCTATGAATCTCAAGATATCGTAGCTGGCTTATGGGATTGGTTGCAATTTATTATTACTGAAACTGCTGATTTTGTCTGTGCTTATAAGCCAACACTCGGCTTCTATGAAGCGTTAGGTATTCCCGGTTTAGAACTATTGCAAAAAACTTTAACAGCAATTCCCAGCCACATCCCAATTATTTTAGATGCGAAACACAGTGACTTGAATACTAGTACTATTTTTGCGCGTACTGTGTTTACACAATGGCAGGTAGACGCTATTACCCTCAGCCCTTACACCGGACAAGATCATGTAGCACCATTTTTGGTTTATCCTGATAAGGCTGTATTTATTTTGTGTTGTACATCTAATCCAGGTGCAGAAAGTTTACAGCAATATCCTACAAACGAAGCGCCTTTATATTTACAGGTAGTAAAAGAATCCAAAAATTGGGGAACTCCAGAACAATTAGGGTTAGAAGTAGGAACTACAAATCCTGATGTTTTGGGATTGATTCGAGAAGTTGCACCAGAAAGAATTATGATGGCTCGTAGTATCTGGGCAGAAGGTAGCAATCTCAATCAAATTTTAGCCGCAGGCTTAAATCATAACGGTGATGGATTACTGATTCCTGTACCACAAGATATGTTAACAAGCTCACAATTATCTCAAGAAATTCAATCTTTACGGACAGAAATTAATCAAGTAAAAACTAACATTAGCCAGGATAATTCTACCTGTTCTTTGTGGGTAGCAGATGTGTGTTTTTTGAATAAACACCCACAGCAAGATTTAATTTTACAACTGTATGATATTGGCTGCATCATGTTTGGTAACTTTGTGCAAGCATCCGGTGCAACGTTTCCATATTACATAGACTTGCGTAAAATTATTTCAAATCCTCAAGTCTTTAATCAAGTTCTGAGTGCTTATGAGCAGATTTTGCAAAACCTGAATTTTGATAGGATAGCAGGTATTCCCTACGGTTCCTTACCCACGGCGACAGGTTTAGCTTTGCGCCTTCATTACCCAATGATCTTTCCACGTAAAGAGGTAAAAGCGCACGGAACACGCAAGGTAATTGAGGGTAACTTCCATCCTGGTGAAACGGTTGTGGTTGTTGATGATATTCTGATTAGTGGCAAAAGTGTAATGGAAGGTGCAGAAAAATTAAAATCTGCTGGGCTAAAGGTTAATGATATTGTGGTATTTATCGACCACGAACAAGGAGTCAAAAATAAATTAAAAGAAAATGGTTACGACAGTTATGCAGTCTTAACTATATCAGAAATTACAGAAACGCTGTATCAAGCCGGACGCATTAATGAAGAGCAATTTTTGGCTTTTAAAGAAAGTTAG
- a CDS encoding polar amino acid ABC transporter inner membrane subunit, protein MQKRKLRVLTMLFTAMLVISTIAGHSHSLKAASSLGKDTLTMITSPDYPPYEFYDTQGGERQIVGFDVDIAKNLAQKLGFKLKVMESDFNGLIPALQANRADFVMAGMTPTPERQKNVDFSTIYYEAKDTIVAPKNSNLKQPQDLAGKKVGIQLGTIQEQNAKKIAQKVTGIQLKQLNKVPEIIQEIKSGRIDAAIVEDTVARGFAQANPELEFNVIPSEEASGSAIAFPKGSAFVQPFNRGLQQMKDKGELEKLVTKWFTQNTSAPTLSSPAAKGGLNLDFSRILPDIPFILKGIPLTLLFTLFSVFLGLIWGTVLSLCKITGIKPLTWLANAYTSVFRGTPLLLQLALVYYATPQLTGYDISALQAGVLTFTLNSGAYMSETIRGGIQAVDKGQTEAAMSMGVPYRLMMWDIILPQALKNILPALVNETIGLLKDSALVSTIGVVEILRSAQIVGANKYIYFEPLLFAGFIYYVLVMALTWSASVLERRLRQSE, encoded by the coding sequence ATGCAGAAAAGAAAACTCAGGGTGTTAACAATGCTGTTTACAGCAATGCTAGTAATCAGCACGATTGCAGGTCATAGCCATTCTCTCAAAGCCGCCTCATCTTTGGGTAAGGATACGCTGACTATGATTACTTCCCCAGATTATCCACCTTACGAGTTTTATGATACTCAAGGCGGTGAAAGGCAAATTGTTGGCTTTGATGTAGATATTGCCAAGAACCTTGCTCAAAAACTGGGGTTTAAACTCAAGGTGATGGAATCTGATTTTAATGGATTAATTCCAGCACTCCAAGCAAATCGGGCTGATTTTGTCATGGCGGGGATGACTCCTACCCCAGAACGTCAAAAAAATGTCGATTTTTCTACTATTTATTACGAAGCAAAAGATACTATTGTCGCTCCTAAAAATAGCAACCTCAAACAGCCTCAAGATTTAGCTGGAAAAAAAGTTGGCATACAATTGGGAACTATTCAAGAGCAAAATGCTAAAAAAATTGCTCAAAAAGTTACAGGTATTCAACTCAAGCAACTGAATAAAGTACCGGAAATTATTCAAGAAATCAAATCAGGGCGAATTGATGCGGCAATTGTTGAGGATACTGTTGCTAGAGGATTTGCCCAAGCTAACCCAGAATTAGAGTTTAACGTGATTCCTTCAGAAGAAGCGAGTGGATCGGCGATCGCATTTCCTAAGGGTTCGGCTTTTGTACAACCTTTTAATCGAGGTTTGCAACAAATGAAGGACAAAGGCGAACTCGAAAAATTAGTTACCAAATGGTTTACGCAAAATACCTCAGCCCCCACTTTATCTTCACCTGCTGCTAAAGGCGGGCTGAATCTAGATTTTAGCAGAATTCTCCCAGATATTCCCTTTATCCTCAAAGGCATTCCACTAACGTTATTGTTCACCCTGTTTTCTGTATTTCTGGGGTTAATTTGGGGTACAGTTCTCTCTTTATGCAAAATTACTGGAATCAAGCCCCTTACCTGGCTGGCTAATGCTTACACCTCTGTATTTCGCGGCACACCTCTACTGTTACAGTTGGCTTTGGTTTACTATGCCACACCGCAGCTGACAGGCTATGATATCTCGGCTTTACAAGCAGGGGTGCTAACTTTTACCCTCAACTCTGGGGCTTATATGTCAGAAACAATCCGGGGGGGAATCCAAGCCGTAGATAAAGGACAAACTGAAGCGGCGATGTCTATGGGCGTTCCTTACCGATTGATGATGTGGGATATTATTTTGCCCCAAGCATTAAAGAATATTCTGCCAGCATTAGTAAATGAAACTATTGGACTATTGAAAGATTCGGCTTTAGTCTCAACAATTGGTGTAGTAGAAATATTACGCAGTGCCCAAATTGTTGGTGCAAATAAATATATTTACTTTGAACCACTGCTGTTTGCTGGGTTCATCTACTATGTTTTAGTTATGGCTCTAACTTGGAGTGCATCTGTTTTGGAAAGGAGGTTGCGACAAAGTGAATAA
- a CDS encoding dual specificity protein phosphatase, with protein sequence MYKFAPAGENESIVYGAARPGYLTEKVHDWIDFMKQHDIKRVCCLLEEKQLIKYSANLLQIYEREFGNLQVCWAPIEDFHLCDLKTLTTQILPFLIAADKQNEKVVVHCAGGIGRTGHVLAAWLVSVRGLSNQSAIRVVKNTGRNPYEAVLASVFIGRNPFKVMKELDLLLNNCRIAIRTDEFT encoded by the coding sequence ATGTACAAATTTGCTCCTGCCGGGGAGAATGAGTCAATAGTATATGGTGCAGCAAGACCTGGGTATTTAACTGAGAAAGTGCATGATTGGATTGACTTCATGAAGCAGCATGATATCAAGCGAGTTTGTTGCTTGCTAGAGGAAAAACAATTAATTAAATATTCTGCTAATCTTCTCCAGATATATGAACGAGAATTTGGTAATCTACAAGTTTGTTGGGCACCAATTGAAGACTTTCATCTATGCGATCTAAAAACACTCACAACACAAATACTTCCTTTTTTAATAGCAGCTGACAAACAAAACGAGAAAGTAGTTGTACATTGTGCTGGTGGGATTGGGCGTACTGGTCATGTACTAGCTGCATGGTTAGTCAGCGTTCGGGGATTATCGAATCAAAGTGCTATAAGAGTCGTAAAGAATACTGGCAGAAATCCTTATGAAGCCGTACTAGCATCTGTATTTATCGGCAGAAATCCCTTTAAAGTTATGAAAGAACTTGACTTACTGTTGAATAATTGCCGGATCGCGATACGTACAGATGAGTTTACCTAG